The following are from one region of the Alicyclobacillus fastidiosus genome:
- a CDS encoding manganese efflux pump, translating into MHVSPLLEIVWIGLASNLDNGGVGVAYGVRQVRIPWLPNLVIAIISFAGTLFAGLFGNVITHWVAPFIDNLVGAIVIICVGIGVLLQPFLKLHPQSRSKIVRIIFSPEEADFNKNNHISLTESIVLGIALSMNALAGGFDAGITQLNILYTSIFVGVFSFLLLWVGTFIGKKFAANRLGDHATIVAGILLILIGIEQFF; encoded by the coding sequence ATGCATGTATCTCCACTGCTTGAGATAGTCTGGATTGGTCTTGCATCCAATTTAGACAACGGTGGTGTAGGTGTGGCATATGGGGTTCGCCAGGTCCGAATTCCCTGGCTTCCCAATTTAGTCATTGCCATTATTTCCTTTGCAGGGACGTTATTTGCAGGTTTGTTTGGCAACGTCATCACCCATTGGGTGGCGCCGTTTATTGACAACCTAGTTGGTGCTATCGTCATTATTTGTGTGGGGATAGGTGTGCTGCTTCAACCCTTTTTAAAGCTCCATCCGCAAAGCCGCAGTAAAATTGTTAGAATCATTTTCAGCCCAGAGGAAGCGGACTTTAACAAGAACAACCATATTAGTTTGACTGAGTCGATTGTTTTGGGAATTGCCCTGTCGATGAATGCGCTAGCTGGTGGTTTTGACGCTGGAATCACTCAATTGAATATTCTATATACGTCAATTTTTGTCGGTGTTTTTAGTTTTCTGTTGCTTTGGGTGGGTACATTCATCGGAAAAAAATTTGCGGCCAATCGGCTGGGTGATCATGCCACAATTGTTGCAGGAATCTTGCTTATTCTTATTGGAATAGAACAATTTTTCTAA
- a CDS encoding DUF2974 domain-containing protein: MIVAVLCLASARFINVNAVVMSSPSPVLQHKSENPGVTDGVYDGVLMKMTDISYSNLDAYVGDTLGQIGVFTESGTGPSGIYQQIRKVNGLDWHLSSGQADQKFFSDLNNWKIVDVENREPSDGFYAVAFEQGNTVVIAYRGTDDVQDLVSDAGIYLDIQSSVAQLRLAQQFASNVRKSLPSGSYHVIFTGHSIGGWMAQQLYLDEVGNTNSWQAVSATVFNSIGTGFRPNSIDGFNVKDYHLQGDIFSHFGTSLGQEIDVPNKLANESVYDKHQMYNFYGYFYPVQQN, from the coding sequence ATGATTGTCGCCGTTCTGTGTTTAGCATCGGCTCGCTTTATCAACGTGAATGCTGTCGTCATGTCAAGTCCATCGCCAGTTCTCCAACATAAGTCGGAGAACCCCGGTGTGACGGATGGTGTTTATGACGGGGTACTTATGAAGATGACGGATATCTCTTATTCGAATCTGGATGCCTATGTCGGTGATACTCTCGGACAGATCGGTGTTTTCACTGAAAGTGGGACAGGTCCCTCTGGGATATACCAGCAGATTAGGAAAGTGAACGGCTTGGACTGGCATTTGTCGTCTGGGCAGGCGGACCAAAAGTTCTTTTCGGATTTAAATAATTGGAAAATTGTTGACGTGGAAAACAGGGAACCAAGCGATGGATTTTATGCAGTTGCATTCGAGCAGGGGAATACAGTCGTCATTGCGTACCGCGGTACGGATGATGTGCAAGACTTAGTGTCTGACGCGGGTATATATCTCGATATTCAAAGTTCTGTGGCTCAACTCAGACTTGCGCAGCAATTCGCGTCTAACGTGAGGAAGTCACTACCGAGCGGTTCGTATCATGTGATTTTCACGGGGCACTCCATCGGAGGATGGATGGCTCAACAACTGTATCTGGATGAAGTCGGGAATACAAATTCGTGGCAGGCAGTAAGTGCTACTGTATTTAACTCGATTGGAACGGGGTTTCGACCTAACTCGATCGATGGATTTAATGTCAAGGATTATCATTTACAGGGAGATATCTTTAGTCACTTCGGTACTTCGCTTGGTCAAGAGATCGACGTCCCGAACAAGCTGGCTAATGAGTCCGTCTACGACAAGCATCAAATGTACAACTTTTACGGATACTTTTATCCGGTACAACAAAATTGA
- a CDS encoding HAMP domain-containing sensor histidine kinase, with protein MNLNTRITMKFLLQIGLLLLAVWSIIGVALGFYFVSKRSSAAQTPGLDPAVLLKQMATATSVDGGRIQVSGRVLAEVKEGGGWIEILDDNGRAIYHFNLPRDVPKKYAPGLLVYDKLNPQTFGYQLSTWYGTVDHQSLTWLYGLPPSDSTRAHSHQPFLYIALLFGGSLCATIVAAYLFGRRMGAPVLHMMNWLQNLAAQSYTEPTDARGLPKSKRSANGELRRPYRMYRDVLATLDRLSTALQQSDADRQRLEQTREEWIAGITHDLRTPLSSVKGYADLCAAPDYAWTASEVREFGRVISEKATYIDGLIDDLGLTFRLRNHALPLQRKPENVTELVRHAVIDLVNHGQAEGKTVQFDSEAGETIYPLDAKWFTRAFDNLLNNALQHNPNGTTVSIDVQRMNIDGDRYSGVRIEIRDDGAGMDEDTVAHLFDRYFRGTNTAEHQVKGSGLGTAIAKQLIEAHGGHISVESTLGHGTTLVVELPPLHRGSL; from the coding sequence ATGAACTTGAATACGCGGATCACGATGAAATTTCTCCTTCAAATTGGGCTCTTGCTGCTTGCTGTGTGGTCTATCATCGGCGTCGCCTTGGGCTTTTATTTCGTCAGCAAACGATCTTCGGCGGCGCAGACACCAGGTCTCGACCCTGCAGTGCTGCTTAAGCAAATGGCCACGGCGACGAGTGTTGATGGCGGTCGTATTCAAGTCTCCGGTCGCGTGTTGGCCGAGGTCAAAGAGGGAGGTGGATGGATCGAAATTCTCGACGACAATGGTCGGGCCATCTACCATTTCAATCTCCCGAGGGACGTTCCAAAAAAGTACGCGCCGGGTCTGTTGGTGTATGACAAATTAAACCCTCAGACGTTTGGCTACCAACTCTCCACTTGGTATGGCACCGTCGATCATCAGTCCCTTACCTGGCTTTACGGATTACCGCCCAGTGACTCTACACGCGCACATAGTCATCAGCCATTCCTCTATATCGCGTTGCTGTTCGGGGGAAGTCTGTGCGCTACCATCGTGGCTGCCTATCTGTTTGGTCGACGCATGGGTGCACCGGTTTTGCACATGATGAATTGGCTGCAGAACTTGGCGGCTCAGTCCTATACGGAGCCAACGGACGCCCGTGGACTGCCGAAGAGTAAACGTAGTGCGAATGGGGAGCTGCGCAGGCCCTACAGAATGTATCGGGATGTCCTCGCGACACTCGATCGTCTGTCCACTGCACTGCAACAAAGTGACGCAGACAGACAACGATTGGAGCAGACGCGCGAGGAATGGATTGCCGGGATCACACACGACCTCCGAACCCCGCTGTCCTCTGTCAAAGGTTACGCAGATTTGTGTGCGGCTCCAGATTACGCGTGGACGGCGAGTGAGGTCCGTGAATTCGGCCGCGTAATTTCGGAAAAGGCGACGTATATCGATGGCCTCATCGACGATCTTGGGCTGACCTTTCGGCTGCGGAACCACGCCTTGCCACTACAGCGAAAACCGGAGAATGTCACGGAGCTTGTGCGTCACGCGGTGATCGACCTAGTGAACCACGGGCAAGCGGAAGGGAAGACCGTGCAATTTGACAGCGAAGCGGGGGAGACCATCTATCCGTTGGACGCCAAGTGGTTTACGCGGGCATTCGATAATCTACTGAACAACGCATTGCAACACAATCCGAACGGTACCACCGTTTCCATCGATGTTCAACGGATGAACATAGACGGGGATCGATATTCCGGTGTACGAATCGAGATTCGGGATGACGGCGCGGGTATGGATGAGGACACCGTGGCACATCTGTTCGACAGGTATTTTCGCGGGACGAACACAGCGGAACATCAGGTGAAGGGATCCGGCCTAGGGACGGCAATCGCCAAGCAGTTAATCGAAGCTCATGGTGGGCATATCTCGGTCGAGAGCACATTGGGGCACGGTACGACCTTGGTCGTGGAATTGCCCCCGCTGCATCGAGGTTCTCTCTAG
- a CDS encoding response regulator transcription factor — MNSARILLIDDEQAILDMILLVLRKEGFEHIHTATSGVDGIQKCRQFHPDVIVLDVMLPDMEGFEVCRQCREITQAPILFLTARSTDLDKLMGFGVGGDDYITKPFNPLEVAARIKAQVRRLQPQFHAAKANQRVYDFGRFQVDEASAELVVDGEQVICPAREFQLLRFFCQHPNRVFSRNQLYEQVWGEASLGDDNTVMVHMRRLREKIEVDPGEPRYLVTVRGLGYKLVSPQTEG; from the coding sequence ATGAACTCAGCCAGGATACTGCTTATTGATGATGAACAAGCCATTTTAGATATGATTCTCCTCGTTCTGCGAAAAGAGGGATTCGAACATATTCACACTGCCACGTCGGGTGTAGATGGAATTCAGAAGTGCAGACAATTTCACCCCGATGTGATCGTTTTGGATGTCATGTTGCCCGACATGGAGGGATTTGAAGTCTGTCGTCAGTGCCGCGAGATCACGCAGGCACCCATTTTGTTTTTAACAGCGCGATCGACCGATTTGGACAAGTTGATGGGCTTTGGGGTTGGCGGTGATGACTACATCACCAAGCCGTTTAACCCCTTGGAGGTGGCTGCGCGGATCAAGGCGCAAGTGCGGCGCTTGCAGCCCCAGTTTCATGCGGCAAAGGCAAACCAACGCGTGTACGATTTCGGGAGGTTTCAGGTGGATGAGGCATCTGCGGAACTTGTCGTTGACGGCGAGCAGGTCATTTGCCCTGCCCGGGAATTTCAATTGCTTCGGTTCTTCTGCCAGCACCCAAATCGCGTCTTTAGTCGGAATCAACTGTACGAGCAGGTGTGGGGAGAGGCTAGCCTCGGCGACGACAACACCGTGATGGTTCATATGCGGCGACTACGGGAAAAGATCGAGGTGGACCCAGGGGAACCGAGATATCTTGTCACCGTACGAGGATTGGGATACAAACTGGTCAGTCCGCAGACGGAGGGCTGA
- a CDS encoding GNAT family N-acetyltransferase, translating to MNFETRMIPSLKSALHNHVVVVKDDDIPVGYVYSNISPKETYSNDFATFFDLSSVHRVQVGCLSQFFIREEYRKSGIGSRLFDLSMNWLQQFDDIDDYFIFVSNGNDDALAFYQRKGFVISHEILDGFITVLRNQ from the coding sequence ATGAATTTTGAGACCCGAATGATTCCGTCCCTCAAAAGTGCCTTACACAATCACGTCGTCGTCGTGAAAGATGATGACATACCGGTTGGCTACGTATATTCGAACATCTCTCCCAAAGAAACATACTCCAACGATTTTGCCACGTTTTTTGATCTCTCGTCTGTACATAGAGTCCAAGTGGGTTGTTTGTCTCAATTTTTTATTCGAGAGGAGTACCGTAAAAGCGGCATCGGATCTCGACTATTCGATCTGTCCATGAACTGGTTGCAGCAATTTGATGATATCGACGACTACTTTATCTTCGTGTCTAACGGCAATGACGACGCTTTGGCGTTTTACCAGCGAAAAGGCTTTGTGATCAGTCACGAAATCCTAGATGGATTTATCACCGTTTTGCGCAATCAGTAA
- a CDS encoding PQQ-dependent sugar dehydrogenase, protein MNGVRKLNPDDIVVPAGYRVDVFAEKLNVPINLLIADTGEMFVADAGVTDGNGKVLKYTGSGFAVVADGFLPPLTGINSHDGNLYVSHRGAITVVGPNGAKEDILAGLPSWGDHHNNRVVFGPDGRMYFGQGTATNSGVVGADNRWVQKYPFFHDYPGTRVRLVGQNFLSNNFLTLSSEDEACTGAFSPFGVATKPGEKVKGITAASGSILRANPDGSNLELVAWGLRNPFRIKFDREHRLFATNHGMDERGSRPIANSPDEFQRIRHGAWYGWPDYTGGYPVTLPRFKSEGQDQPRFLLSLHPMQPPFPIAAFTPHSAAMGFDFNYNPDFGPVGHVFVAEFGSGARTTGGKPLPQVGHRVSHIDLKTGRLKNFAINRSRYAASDTGDGGFERPIDIVFGSSGEMFVLDMGVSKPDGGFIPNTGVIWRIIKK, encoded by the coding sequence GTGAACGGCGTGAGAAAATTAAATCCCGACGATATTGTTGTGCCTGCAGGCTATCGAGTGGACGTTTTCGCAGAGAAGTTGAATGTTCCTATCAACTTACTGATTGCGGATACAGGTGAGATGTTCGTGGCCGATGCGGGCGTAACAGACGGGAACGGCAAAGTTCTGAAGTACACAGGCAGTGGGTTTGCCGTCGTGGCGGACGGGTTTCTCCCGCCGTTAACCGGGATCAATAGTCATGACGGCAATCTGTACGTGTCGCACCGAGGCGCGATCACCGTGGTCGGGCCCAACGGGGCGAAGGAAGATATTCTGGCAGGATTACCGAGTTGGGGGGACCACCACAACAATCGGGTGGTCTTTGGACCGGATGGCAGAATGTACTTCGGTCAGGGGACGGCGACGAATTCAGGGGTCGTCGGCGCAGATAACCGTTGGGTACAGAAATACCCGTTTTTTCACGACTACCCCGGAACTCGTGTTCGTTTGGTGGGGCAAAATTTTTTGTCCAACAACTTTCTGACCCTATCGTCTGAGGACGAAGCGTGCACTGGTGCCTTTTCGCCATTTGGCGTGGCGACGAAACCAGGAGAAAAGGTAAAAGGGATCACAGCTGCAAGTGGAAGTATTCTACGAGCCAATCCGGATGGTTCTAACCTGGAATTGGTGGCGTGGGGGTTACGCAACCCGTTTCGAATCAAATTTGACCGCGAGCATCGACTATTTGCCACCAACCACGGTATGGACGAGCGAGGAAGCCGCCCAATCGCAAACTCACCGGACGAGTTCCAGCGTATCCGGCATGGAGCTTGGTATGGGTGGCCGGATTACACAGGGGGCTATCCAGTTACGCTCCCTCGTTTCAAGTCAGAAGGACAGGACCAGCCTCGTTTCTTGCTCTCACTGCACCCCATGCAGCCGCCGTTCCCGATCGCGGCTTTCACGCCCCACTCAGCAGCGATGGGTTTTGACTTCAACTACAATCCAGACTTTGGCCCAGTAGGGCACGTGTTTGTTGCCGAATTTGGAAGCGGCGCGCGGACAACCGGAGGCAAACCGTTGCCACAGGTAGGGCACCGGGTATCTCACATTGACTTGAAAACGGGCAGGCTGAAGAACTTTGCCATCAATCGCTCCCGGTACGCTGCCAGTGACACTGGAGATGGCGGATTTGAGCGGCCGATCGACATCGTATTTGGGTCGTCAGGTGAGATGTTTGTGTTGGATATGGGTGTCAGTAAGCCTGATGGTGGGTTCATACCAAATACAGGTGTAATCTGGAGAATCATCAAAAAGTAG
- the fdhA gene encoding formaldehyde dehydrogenase, glutathione-independent produces the protein MAGNRAVVYKGRGRVAVEATEYPELVLKDGPGVNPLNVGRKCEHGVILKVVSTNICGSDQHMVRGRTTAPEGLVLGHEITGEVIEVGRDVEFIEKGDLVSVPFNIACGRCTNCKRGDTHICLHVNPDRPGSAYGYVDMGGWVGGQAEYVMVPYADFQLLKFPDKEQAMEKILDLTMLSDIFPTGFHGAVTAGVTIGSTVYVAGAGPVGLAAAHSAQLLGASVVIVGDLNEQRLAQARSFGCETVNLGQDGDLGEQIEQILGLPEVDCAIDCVGFEAHGHGHAHTDAPATVLNTMMQVTRAGGKVGIPGLYVTGDPGATDEDAKIGSLKIRIGLGWAKAHSFTTGQTPVMRYHRQLMNAILSGRAEIAKAVNATVITLDEAPTGYQAFNDGVARKFVLDPHGLIGR, from the coding sequence TTGGCAGGTAATCGAGCAGTGGTGTATAAAGGTCGGGGTCGCGTCGCGGTGGAAGCGACGGAATACCCAGAGTTGGTCCTCAAGGACGGACCGGGTGTCAATCCATTGAATGTGGGTCGAAAATGTGAACACGGTGTGATTCTCAAGGTCGTGTCGACAAATATCTGCGGCAGCGACCAACACATGGTCCGCGGTCGCACGACGGCCCCGGAAGGTCTCGTTCTGGGGCACGAAATCACCGGTGAAGTGATCGAAGTCGGGCGCGATGTTGAGTTTATAGAAAAGGGAGATTTGGTGTCGGTACCGTTTAACATCGCGTGCGGGCGCTGTACGAATTGCAAGCGCGGCGACACCCATATTTGTCTCCATGTGAATCCGGATCGGCCGGGGTCCGCCTATGGGTATGTCGACATGGGCGGCTGGGTTGGTGGCCAGGCTGAATACGTGATGGTCCCTTATGCAGATTTTCAACTATTAAAGTTTCCCGATAAAGAACAAGCGATGGAAAAGATCCTCGATTTGACGATGCTCTCTGACATATTTCCAACTGGGTTCCATGGGGCGGTGACGGCAGGTGTAACGATCGGCTCCACGGTGTACGTCGCCGGGGCGGGGCCGGTCGGACTCGCTGCAGCACACTCTGCTCAATTGTTAGGGGCCTCGGTGGTGATCGTTGGAGATTTAAATGAACAGCGCTTGGCTCAAGCTCGCAGTTTTGGCTGTGAAACGGTGAACTTGGGTCAAGATGGCGATTTGGGTGAGCAAATCGAGCAGATTTTGGGTCTTCCAGAGGTGGATTGTGCCATTGATTGCGTCGGATTTGAAGCACATGGTCACGGGCACGCACACACAGACGCGCCTGCCACTGTGTTAAACACGATGATGCAAGTCACGCGAGCTGGCGGCAAAGTAGGGATACCCGGACTGTATGTCACCGGAGATCCTGGGGCGACAGATGAGGACGCGAAAATCGGATCGTTAAAAATCCGCATTGGCCTGGGCTGGGCGAAAGCGCATTCTTTCACGACAGGTCAAACGCCGGTTATGCGCTATCACCGGCAACTGATGAACGCCATCCTCAGTGGCAGGGCGGAGATCGCAAAGGCCGTCAACGCGACCGTCATCACGTTAGACGAAGCCCCCACTGGGTACCAGGCGTTTAACGACGGGGTCGCCCGAAAGTTTGTTTTAGACCCACACGGTCTCATCGGTCGGTAA
- a CDS encoding 3-phenylpropionate/cinnamic acid dioxygenase subunit beta, with translation MLSGRHIACVLRTLGGFSVTRCRCSNRRPISRFREGDKMMTYEEICRFLYTEAALLDRREFEEWLELLDDNLSYRMPVRVTRDFGESNDIVDDMTFFDENKRSLTTRVERFRTTSAWAENPHTRTRHFVSNVLVEVNASEDEAQVHSNFLILRSIRDRPEVEQMFGERVDVIRRVDNRLKLVSRTIYPDQTVLSMLNLSIFI, from the coding sequence ATGTTATCTGGACGCCATATCGCGTGCGTTTTACGAACACTGGGTGGATTCTCTGTTACAAGATGCAGATGTTCCAACAGGCGTCCTATAAGTCGTTTCCGGGAAGGGGATAAGATGATGACATACGAGGAGATCTGTCGGTTTCTCTACACAGAGGCAGCACTCTTGGACCGTCGGGAATTTGAAGAGTGGCTCGAGCTGTTAGATGACAACTTGAGTTATCGCATGCCTGTGCGGGTCACCAGAGATTTTGGCGAATCGAATGATATCGTCGATGACATGACGTTTTTCGACGAAAACAAGCGCAGCTTGACCACGCGCGTAGAGCGTTTTCGAACCACCTCCGCATGGGCGGAAAATCCACATACGCGAACTCGGCACTTTGTCTCGAACGTGCTCGTGGAAGTCAATGCGTCGGAAGACGAGGCTCAGGTGCATAGCAACTTTCTCATTTTGAGAAGTATTCGCGACAGACCTGAAGTCGAGCAGATGTTTGGTGAGCGCGTGGATGTGATTCGGCGAGTCGACAACCGCTTAAAACTCGTTTCGCGAACGATTTATCCGGACCAAACGGTTCTCTCGATGTTGAATTTGAGTATCTTCATCTAG